A genomic window from Triticum urartu cultivar G1812 chromosome 7, Tu2.1, whole genome shotgun sequence includes:
- the LOC125522297 gene encoding 1-deoxy-D-xylulose 5-phosphate reductoisomerase, chloroplastic-like, translating into MALKISFPGELAGASILESPSSGAFRHLRQAVDFTFRKRDKRAAFLRRTCCSMQQGPSPAWPGRAVAEPARRSWDRPKPISIIGSTGSVGTQTLAIVAENPDKFRVVALAAGSNVTLLADQVKMFKPNLVAIGNESLLNELKEALADCEYMPEIIPGEQGVIEVARHPDAVTVVTGIVGCAGLKPTVAAIEAGKDIALANKETLIAGGPFVLPLAHKHNVKILPADSEHSAIFQCIQGLSEGSLRRVILTASGGAFRDWPIERLKDVQVADALKHPNWKMGKKITVDSATLFNKGLEVIEAHYLFGVEYDNIEIMIHPQSIIHSMIETKDSSVLAQLGRTDMRLPILYTLSWPERVYCSEVTWPRLDLCKLGSLTFKAVDNVKYPSVDLAYAAGRAGGTMPGVLSAANEKAVELFIDEKISYLDIFKVVEMTCDAHHNELVTSPSLEEIIHYDQWARKFSATLQPLSSRRSTVLV; encoded by the exons ATGGCGCTCAAGATCTCCTTCCCCGGTGAGCTCGCCGGCGCCTCCATTCTTGAGTCCCCCAGTAGTGGAGCTTTCCGCCACCTCCGTCAAG CCGTGGACTTCACGTTCCGAAAGAGGGACAAAAGAGCAGCCTTTCTTAGAAGGACATGCTGTTCTATGCAGCAGGGCCCTTCGCCCGCCTGGCCTGGCCGAGCTGTCGCAGAACCTGCGAGGAGGTCATGGGATAGACCAAAGCCCATCTCAATCATCGGCTCAACTGGTTCCGTTGGAACACAG ACGTTGGCCATAGTTGCGGAGAATCCTGATAAGTTCCGAGTTGTTGCTCTTGCTGCTGGCTCCAATGTGACTCTTCTCGCTGATCAG GTGAAAATGTTCAAACCAAATCTGGTCGCTATAGGAAACGAGTCGTTACTTAATGAGCTAAAGGAAGCATTAGCTGACTGTGAGTACATGCCGGAAATTATTCCCGGGGAGCAGGGTGTCATAGAG GTCGCCCGCCACCCGGATGCAGTTACAGTAGTTACCGGCATAGTAGGGTGTGCAGGACTGAAG CCTACAGTTGCAGCAATTGAAGCTGGGAAAGATATTGCATTGGCGAATAAAGAGACACTCATCGCAGGTGGTCCTTTCGTGCTTCCGCTTGCACACAAGCACAATGTGAAAATACTTCCCGCTGATTCTGAGCACTCTGCAATATTTCAG TGTATACAAGGCTTGTCTGAAGGATCGCTTCGTCGCGTTATTCTGACTGCCTCTGGTGGTGCATTCAG GGACTGGCCAATTGAGAGGCTGAAAGATGTACAAGTTGCTGATGCTTTGAAGCACCCAAACTGGAAAATGGGGAAGAAAATCACAGTAGATTCTGCTACTTTGTTCAACAAG GGCTTAGAAGTTATTGAGGCACATTATTTGTTTGGTGTTGAATATGATAACATTGAGATTATGATTCACCCGCAGTCTATCATACACTCTATGATTGAAACAAAG GATTCATCTGTCCTTGCTCAGCTGGGAAGGACAGACATGCGGCTACCTATCCTATACACCTTATCTTGGCCAGAAAGGGTCTATTGTTCTGAGGTCACCTGGCCCCGGCTAGATCTTTGCAA GCTGGGCTCGCTAACATTCAAAGCTGTCGACAACGTGAAATACCCATCGGTTGATCTCGCATATGCTGCAGGGCGAGCCGGGGGCACCATGCCAGGAGTTCTGAGTGCCGCTAATGAGAAGGCCGTGGAGCTGTTCATCGACGAAAA GATCAGCTACCTGGACATCTTCAAGGTGGTAGAGATGACGTGTGATGCGCACCACAACGAACTGGTGACAAGCCCGTCGCTCGAGGAGATCATACATTACGACCAATGGGCAAGGAAGTTCAGTGCAACCCTACAGCCATTGTCATCCAGGCGGAGCACTGTGCTGGTGTAA